In Dermacentor variabilis isolate Ectoservices chromosome 7, ASM5094787v1, whole genome shotgun sequence, a genomic segment contains:
- the LOC142588553 gene encoding uncharacterized protein LOC142588553, which produces MLRAANSASVATYGRRSLTLDPGLWHTYRWVFIVADIDRPILSFDFLAHFVLDVSICRHRLFDSKTRLSISGVLLAIAPTGIRTLIPLCPYANIRDDFPAVTWPCNLNQPPKSSGTHHIVTLGPPVTASPRRLFGARLAIAKRESERMYQLNIICPTLSSSASILHLVPEKAPGHWRPCGDYRLLKAHTVHDSSPLPHFQDFTGHIEKGVFGSSKYEFVGHHISAMGSRPLASDVQEV; this is translated from the exons ATGCTCCGCGCGGCGAACTCTGCCTCCGTCGCCACGTATGGTCGACGGTCCCTCACTCTCGACCCTGGCCTGTGGCACACGTATCGGTGGGTCTTCATCGTAGCTGACATCGATCGGCCCATACTCAGCTTTGACTTCCTGGCCCATTTTGTCCTCGACGTCAGCATATGCCGCCATCGCCTGTTTGACAGCAAGACGCGACTCTCCATTTCTGGAGTTCTGTTGGCTATCGCTCCAACTGGCATCCGCACGCTGATTCCACTATGCCCGTACGCTAACATCCGTGACGATTTTCCTGCGGTAACGTGGCCCTGCAATTTAAATCAGCCACCCAAGAGCAGTGGAACCCACCACATTGTCACGCTTGGTCCACCCGTCACAGCTAGTCCGCGCCGCCTCTTCGGTGCGCGTCTGGCCATTGCTAAACGGGAATCCGAGCGCATGTACCAGCTGAATATTATTTGCCCTACGCTCAGCAGTTCGGCCTCTATACTCCATCTAGTGCCCGAGAAAGCACCGGGTCACTGGCGTCCGTGCGGCGACTACCGGCTGCTCAAAGCTCACACAGTCCACGATAGCTCTCCCCTTCCACACTTCCAAGATTTCACAGGCCACATAGAA AAAGGCGTCTTTGGCTCTTCTAAGTACGAGTTCGTGGGTCACCACATCTCGGCGATGGGATCTCGTCCATTGGCTTCCGACGTCCAGGAAGTGTAA